In a genomic window of Chroicocephalus ridibundus chromosome 14, bChrRid1.1, whole genome shotgun sequence:
- the RNF135 gene encoding E3 ubiquitin-protein ligase RNF135 isoform X2 yields the protein MAAAVGLERLLGAVELRCTCCLQFFRDPVRLSGCTHSFCRPCILQYRAGKQRAACPLCREGFELKDLRPNRELAALVSLLPQEVKDEELETGDELKPSGAVPCSDRSSAGPRPGQKEYTSQIRSQITKDFCCMKEYVERQERNTLMFIEQEQKAAQEKTEETIHQLRGEANMLTDIKAQTSDLPERQRYKGSPSAMTKMTLDEKLNVAKTAVEDLKRKLEILLLEYAQQFPPVQPPDLPQETSVCSLPPASAAKNPEAMISSQLSQWAADVTFDVRRVYERLAIAAQNRTVTVSSSPTDYKPSPNRFCISQVMCSQSFSAGCHYWEVITNASDGWAVGVAHEIIGKRDKLGRTEHSWCVEWLGSKKQLSAWHRDQETLLCKDKPLKVGVLLELQKKTVSFYSITDKEMLLHTFEINTSHPLYPAFWLYSLERNGSLTLSHTNRR from the exons ATGGCGGCCGCTGTCGGGCTGGAGCGGCTGCTGGGCGCCGTGGAGCTGAGGTGCACTTGCTGCCTGCAGTTCTTCAGGGACCCGGTGCGGCTCTCGGGCTGCACCCACAGCTTCTGCCGGCCCTGCATCCTCCAGTACCGCGCGGGCAAGCAGCGCGCGGCCTGCCCGCTCTGCCGGGAGGGCTTCGAGCTGAAGGACCTGCGGCCCAACCGGGAGCTGGCCGCTTTGGTGAGCCTCCTCCCGCAGGAGGTAAAGGACGAAGAGCTGGAAACCGGGGATGAACTGAAACCCTCCGGAGCCGTTCCCTGCAGCGACCGGAGCTCGGCAGGGCCGCGGCCTGGGCAGAAG GAATACACATCTCAGATCAGAAGCCAGATTACTAAAGATTTCTGTTGCATGAAGGAGTATGTTGAAAGACAGGAGAGAAACACACTGATGTTCATTGAACAAGAGCAAAAAGCAGCTCAAGAGAAAACTGAAGAGACTATTCACCAGCTCCGTGGTGAAGCGAACATGCTCACAGACATCAAAGCCCAAACG AGTGATTTACCTGAGAGACAGAGGTACAAAGGCTCACCTTCAGCAATGACTAAAATGACACTTGATGAGAAGCTTAACGTTGCCAAAACTGCTGTAGAAGATCTTAAGAGAAAGTTGGAAATTTTACTTCTGGAGTACGCTCAGCAGTTCCCACCAG TGCAACCTCCAGACTTGCCTCAGGAGACAAGTGTCTGCTCATTACCTCCGGCATCTGCAGCTAAAAATCCAGAAGCCATGATTTCAAGCCAGCTTTCCCAGT GGGCAGCTGATGTGACTTTTGATGTCAGAAGAGTATATGAGCGCTTAGCGATCGCAGCCCAGAACAGGACAGTAACAGTTTCCAGCTCCCCGACTGATTACAAGCCATCGCCCAAcagattctgcatcagccaagtgatgtgttcccagagcttctctgcggGGTGCCACTACTGGGAAGTAATCACCAACgccagcgatgggtgggctgttggagttgctcatgaaattattggaaaaagggacaaattaggaagaacggagcattcctggtgtgtagAATGGCTAGGTTCCAAAAAGCAGCTGTCAGCATGGCATAGAGATCAAGAAACATTATTATGCAAGGATAAACCcttgaaggttggagttttgctggagctacaaaagaagaccgtgtccttttattccatcactgacaaagaaatgcttttgcacacCTTTGAAATCAATACCTCACATCCTCTTtaccctgctttctggctatatagtctagaaagaaatggatctttaaCTCTAAGTCACACAAACAGGAGGTAA
- the RNF135 gene encoding E3 ubiquitin-protein ligase RNF135 isoform X3, giving the protein MRGEGEITGPVRNKPKGGMPGLEGWLTSEDSHSAISFERRDRHLEIMEAPERGLVGNGAHTHKKVLESLAHLKCISTNACSMHKKQGELEAMMHQGNYDIVAITETWWDASHDWSATIDGYKLFRRDRQERRGGGVALYGRECYESLEIKYTDDGVESVWIRLRADKADIAVGVCYRPPNQSSEVDEAFYKQLGEISQSLAVVLVGDFDLPDICWEYNTAEREQSRRLLECVEDNFLTQLEYTSQIRSQITKDFCCMKEYVERQERNTLMFIEQEQKAAQEKTEETIHQLRGEANMLTDIKAQTSDLPERQRYKGSPSAMTKMTLDEKLNVAKTAVEDLKRKLEILLLEYAQQFPPGFFLSRSFQQLSLQLCSAIVFTSKTEDSVGRGVGQELLRTAFKMKPTYCATTPESACNATSRLASGDKCLLITSGICS; this is encoded by the exons atgaggggagaaggggagataactgggcccgtcaggaataaacccaagggaggcatgccagggcttgaaggatggttgactagcgaggactctcactctgccatttcatttgagagaagggacagacatttagaaatcatggaagcacctgagaggggtctggtgggaaatggggcccacactcacaaaaaggtgctggagtcattagcacatctgaagtgcatctctaccaatgcatgcagtatgcACAagaaacagggggagcttgaagccatgatgcaccagggaaactatgacatagtggctatcacagaaacgtggtgggatgcctcacacgactggagtgccacaattgatggctacaagctcttcaggagggacagacaggaaaggagaggcggaggagtggccctgtatggtagagaatgctatgagagcttggaaatcaagtatactgatgacggggtggagagtgtttggattaggttaagggctgataaagctgatatcgctgtgggagtctgctatagaccccccaaccaaagcagtgaggtggacgaagctttctataagcagctgggggaaatctcgcaatcacttgccgttgttcttgtgggggactttgacctcccggatatctgctgggaatacaacacagctgagagggaacaatccagaaggctcctggaatgtgtggaagataacttcctcacacagctg GAATACACATCTCAGATCAGAAGCCAGATTACTAAAGATTTCTGTTGCATGAAGGAGTATGTTGAAAGACAGGAGAGAAACACACTGATGTTCATTGAACAAGAGCAAAAAGCAGCTCAAGAGAAAACTGAAGAGACTATTCACCAGCTCCGTGGTGAAGCGAACATGCTCACAGACATCAAAGCCCAAACG AGTGATTTACCTGAGAGACAGAGGTACAAAGGCTCACCTTCAGCAATGACTAAAATGACACTTGATGAGAAGCTTAACGTTGCCAAAACTGCTGTAGAAGATCTTAAGAGAAAGTTGGAAATTTTACTTCTGGAGTACGCTCAGCAGTTCCCACCAG gttttttcttGTCTCGATCGTTTCAGCAATTGAGTTTACAGCTTTGCTCTGCCATCGTTTTTACTAGCAAAACTGAGGATTCAGTGGGCAGAGGTGTGGGGCAGGAACTTTTAAGGACGGCCTTCAAGATGAAGCCAACATACTGCGCAACTACACCAGAAAGTGCCTGCAA TGCAACCTCCAGACTTGCCTCAGGAGACAAGTGTCTGCTCATTACCTCCGGCATCTGCAGCTAA
- the RNF135 gene encoding E3 ubiquitin-protein ligase RNF135 isoform X4 — translation MRGEGEITGPVRNKPKGGMPGLEGWLTSEDSHSAISFERRDRHLEIMEAPERGLVGNGAHTHKKVLESLAHLKCISTNACSMHKKQGELEAMMHQGNYDIVAITETWWDASHDWSATIDGYKLFRRDRQERRGGGVALYGRECYESLEIKYTDDGVESVWIRLRADKADIAVGVCYRPPNQSSEVDEAFYKQLGEISQSLAVVLVGDFDLPDICWEYNTAEREQSRRLLECVEDNFLTQLEYTSQIRSQITKDFCCMKEYVERQERNTLMFIEQEQKAAQEKTEETIHQLRGEANMLTDIKAQTSDLPERQRYKGSPSAMTKMTLDEKLNVAKTAVEDLKRKLEILLLEYAQQFPPAIEFTALLCHRFY, via the exons atgaggggagaaggggagataactgggcccgtcaggaataaacccaagggaggcatgccagggcttgaaggatggttgactagcgaggactctcactctgccatttcatttgagagaagggacagacatttagaaatcatggaagcacctgagaggggtctggtgggaaatggggcccacactcacaaaaaggtgctggagtcattagcacatctgaagtgcatctctaccaatgcatgcagtatgcACAagaaacagggggagcttgaagccatgatgcaccagggaaactatgacatagtggctatcacagaaacgtggtgggatgcctcacacgactggagtgccacaattgatggctacaagctcttcaggagggacagacaggaaaggagaggcggaggagtggccctgtatggtagagaatgctatgagagcttggaaatcaagtatactgatgacggggtggagagtgtttggattaggttaagggctgataaagctgatatcgctgtgggagtctgctatagaccccccaaccaaagcagtgaggtggacgaagctttctataagcagctgggggaaatctcgcaatcacttgccgttgttcttgtgggggactttgacctcccggatatctgctgggaatacaacacagctgagagggaacaatccagaaggctcctggaatgtgtggaagataacttcctcacacagctg GAATACACATCTCAGATCAGAAGCCAGATTACTAAAGATTTCTGTTGCATGAAGGAGTATGTTGAAAGACAGGAGAGAAACACACTGATGTTCATTGAACAAGAGCAAAAAGCAGCTCAAGAGAAAACTGAAGAGACTATTCACCAGCTCCGTGGTGAAGCGAACATGCTCACAGACATCAAAGCCCAAACG AGTGATTTACCTGAGAGACAGAGGTACAAAGGCTCACCTTCAGCAATGACTAAAATGACACTTGATGAGAAGCTTAACGTTGCCAAAACTGCTGTAGAAGATCTTAAGAGAAAGTTGGAAATTTTACTTCTGGAGTACGCTCAGCAGTTCCCACCAG CAATTGAGTTTACAGCTTTGCTCTGCCATCGTTTTTACTAG
- the RNF135 gene encoding E3 ubiquitin-protein ligase RNF135 isoform X1, which translates to MRGEGEITGPVRNKPKGGMPGLEGWLTSEDSHSAISFERRDRHLEIMEAPERGLVGNGAHTHKKVLESLAHLKCISTNACSMHKKQGELEAMMHQGNYDIVAITETWWDASHDWSATIDGYKLFRRDRQERRGGGVALYGRECYESLEIKYTDDGVESVWIRLRADKADIAVGVCYRPPNQSSEVDEAFYKQLGEISQSLAVVLVGDFDLPDICWEYNTAEREQSRRLLECVEDNFLTQLEYTSQIRSQITKDFCCMKEYVERQERNTLMFIEQEQKAAQEKTEETIHQLRGEANMLTDIKAQTSDLPERQRYKGSPSAMTKMTLDEKLNVAKTAVEDLKRKLEILLLEYAQQFPPVQPPDLPQETSVCSLPPASAAKNPEAMISSQLSQWAADVTFDVRRVYERLAIAAQNRTVTVSSSPTDYKPSPNRFCISQVMCSQSFSAGCHYWEVITNASDGWAVGVAHEIIGKRDKLGRTEHSWCVEWLGSKKQLSAWHRDQETLLCKDKPLKVGVLLELQKKTVSFYSITDKEMLLHTFEINTSHPLYPAFWLYSLERNGSLTLSHTNRR; encoded by the exons atgaggggagaaggggagataactgggcccgtcaggaataaacccaagggaggcatgccagggcttgaaggatggttgactagcgaggactctcactctgccatttcatttgagagaagggacagacatttagaaatcatggaagcacctgagaggggtctggtgggaaatggggcccacactcacaaaaaggtgctggagtcattagcacatctgaagtgcatctctaccaatgcatgcagtatgcACAagaaacagggggagcttgaagccatgatgcaccagggaaactatgacatagtggctatcacagaaacgtggtgggatgcctcacacgactggagtgccacaattgatggctacaagctcttcaggagggacagacaggaaaggagaggcggaggagtggccctgtatggtagagaatgctatgagagcttggaaatcaagtatactgatgacggggtggagagtgtttggattaggttaagggctgataaagctgatatcgctgtgggagtctgctatagaccccccaaccaaagcagtgaggtggacgaagctttctataagcagctgggggaaatctcgcaatcacttgccgttgttcttgtgggggactttgacctcccggatatctgctgggaatacaacacagctgagagggaacaatccagaaggctcctggaatgtgtggaagataacttcctcacacagctg GAATACACATCTCAGATCAGAAGCCAGATTACTAAAGATTTCTGTTGCATGAAGGAGTATGTTGAAAGACAGGAGAGAAACACACTGATGTTCATTGAACAAGAGCAAAAAGCAGCTCAAGAGAAAACTGAAGAGACTATTCACCAGCTCCGTGGTGAAGCGAACATGCTCACAGACATCAAAGCCCAAACG AGTGATTTACCTGAGAGACAGAGGTACAAAGGCTCACCTTCAGCAATGACTAAAATGACACTTGATGAGAAGCTTAACGTTGCCAAAACTGCTGTAGAAGATCTTAAGAGAAAGTTGGAAATTTTACTTCTGGAGTACGCTCAGCAGTTCCCACCAG TGCAACCTCCAGACTTGCCTCAGGAGACAAGTGTCTGCTCATTACCTCCGGCATCTGCAGCTAAAAATCCAGAAGCCATGATTTCAAGCCAGCTTTCCCAGT GGGCAGCTGATGTGACTTTTGATGTCAGAAGAGTATATGAGCGCTTAGCGATCGCAGCCCAGAACAGGACAGTAACAGTTTCCAGCTCCCCGACTGATTACAAGCCATCGCCCAAcagattctgcatcagccaagtgatgtgttcccagagcttctctgcggGGTGCCACTACTGGGAAGTAATCACCAACgccagcgatgggtgggctgttggagttgctcatgaaattattggaaaaagggacaaattaggaagaacggagcattcctggtgtgtagAATGGCTAGGTTCCAAAAAGCAGCTGTCAGCATGGCATAGAGATCAAGAAACATTATTATGCAAGGATAAACCcttgaaggttggagttttgctggagctacaaaagaagaccgtgtccttttattccatcactgacaaagaaatgcttttgcacacCTTTGAAATCAATACCTCACATCCTCTTtaccctgctttctggctatatagtctagaaagaaatggatctttaaCTCTAAGTCACACAAACAGGAGGTAA